The segment GGGATCTTTTACATTAGTTTACAGAAGAAACTCCTGAAATAATATAAGTACCGTGTGTTGAAAGAAACAGACTGTTGTTTAAAAAAACTCACATTGTCCACAGGTGTTGGTTGCCAATATAAGAAAGGTTTTTTTTGAAACATTGGaaggatttttcccccctttctcttatttttttctaattataaatacatttttttggtaagcaggctgttttccaaaaaaGCAAGTTGACTTTCAACCTCAagataaatatttgaaaattgtCGGGCTTCTTACTATtctgttttaaaacaggaacatGTTGGAAGTATGTTATTGTCTTATAATGAAgggtcctttttttctttttttcgttAGCAGAGGTTTTGTATACTAAGAAACTTCCAGAATGGCCCGTACCAAGCAGACTGCCCGTAAATCCACTGGCGGGAAAGCGCCACGAAAGCAGCTGGCCACGAAAGCTGCTCGAAAAAGTGCACCGTCGACCGGTGGAGTGAAAAAACCTCACCGTTACAGGTATTTGGATTAAGCCTTTTGGTGGAATTGGGGAGGGCGGCTCTAGTTTAGGCCCTGCAACCCAACCAGACCCCTCCAGAATTATTTGTCCATTGGGGAAGTTTGCGTGGCCATTTTGTTTGATTGCCACCATTAATAACCTTTTTGTGgaaatcccaaaggtgttttctgACAGGATAGTAGGGAATCAACGATCTACgttcattcatacattcacaACATAGATTCCTAGTTCATACCTTCCACTatgaccaacactccgcagtctgcattggttgccgatcagtttccggtcacaattcaaagtgttggttatgacctataaagcccttcatggcaccgggccagaatatctcagggaccgccttctgccgcacgaatcccagcgaccagttaggtcccacagagttgcggagaggggcggcatataaatccaataaatctaatctaatctaatcacttggcgggacccagaggaagagccttctctgtggtggccccaatcctctggaaccaactccccccagagattagaattgcccccgccctccttgcctttcataagctgctcaaaacccacctctgccgccaggcatgggggaactaagatacactttccccctaggccttcacaattttatgtatggtatgtttgtatgtatgattgatttttatataatgggtttagtattggattttgttgtactgttttactgctgttgttagccgccccgagtctgcggagaggggcggcatacaaatccaataaataataataataaataataaaagaagcttcttggatgagaagcgaaacgtcttcgaaagaaaaaaacaaacaaaagtccTGGatgcagggtgtccagcaaacccggaaaacagggaaatcagggaatcaTTAGAGAAATcagcagttcgggaaatatcagggaatttgtgaaaagaatggaataaatcaggggggaaaaccaaactattagaatgtttaaaagtcagggaaaaatcgtGTAAAAAACCCAGATTGTGTTGCCTGGCAgaatcaagcaaaaatgagcatcacTGTGGCCACAacctgcttcctcagctaccgatatttctccacggcttagccgtttggtatgacgtcatctatgaccgcgccttaactagatcgcaagttacaggggaatgtcagggaatttcataATGCCTtctccctggacaccctgataGCTGTTTGAGAATCTCTACAGGCTTTTCCTGTGCCAAGAGCGTTTCTGATTCTCAGGGCATCCTGGGAGTTTCTGGAGGGGAAGTGAGAGTCATATTAAACTTACTTCCGCGTTATCCCACCCAGGCCTGGCACTGTGGCCCTGCGAGAAATCCGGCGGTATCAAAAATCCACAGAGTTGCTGATCCGGAAGTTGCCCTTCCAGCGCCTGGTCCGTGAAATTGCTCAGGATTTCAAGACAGACCTGCGGTTCCAGAGTGCCGCCATCGGCGCTTTGCAGGTGGGTGtgtttccagtgttggggcattcacaacctgcggaggcaagctgttccactgatcaacgttctgactgtcaggaaatttctccttagttccaagttacagtggtgcctctacctacaaacgcctctacttacgaacttttctagataagaactgggtgtccaaattttttttgcctcttctcaagaactattttccacttacaaacctgagcctccgaaactgtaaccggaaaaggcagggagaagcctccttggggcctctctaggaatctcctgggaggaaacagggccggaaaaggcagggagaagcctccgtggggcccctctaggaatctcctgggaggaaacaggaccggaaaaggcggggagaagcctccatggggcctctctaggaatctcctgggaggaaacggccggaaaaggcagggagaagtctctatggggcctctctaggaatttcatgggaggaaacagggccggaaaagcctctgtggggcctctctaggaatctcctgggaggaaacggccggaaaaggcggggagaagtctccatggggcctctctaggaatctcctgggaggaaacggccggaaaaggcggggagaagtctctatggggcctctctaggaatctcctgggaggaaacggccggaaaaggcggggagaagtctccatggggcctctctaggaatctcctgggaggaaacggccggaaaaggtggggagaagtctctatggggcctctctaggaatctcctgggaggaaacagggccggaaaaggcagggagaagcctccgtggggcccctctaggaatctcctgggaggaaacaggaccggaaaaggcggggagaagcct is part of the Erythrolamprus reginae isolate rEryReg1 chromosome 11, rEryReg1.hap1, whole genome shotgun sequence genome and harbors:
- the LOC139173861 gene encoding histone H3.3A, encoding MARTKQTARKSTGGKAPRKQLATKAARKSAPSTGGVKKPHRYRPGTVALREIRRYQKSTELLIRKLPFQRLVREIAQDFKTDLRFQSAAIGALQEASEAYLVGLFEDTNLCAIHAKRVTIMPKDIQLARRIRGERA